The following are from one region of the Silene latifolia isolate original U9 population chromosome 9, ASM4854445v1, whole genome shotgun sequence genome:
- the LOC141599981 gene encoding CASP-like protein 5A2 isoform X3, which produces MMSRPAVHPVEAPPLSIDNGGVDGAAPPRLRMKDFQGMPGTPGGLVLRLFQSFFAIAALLIMATTSDFPSVTAFRYLVAAAGLQIMWSLSLAVVDLYAILVKRSFRSYRVISLFAAGDGITSTLIFAAACASAGITVLIGNDLDSCAKNHCLQFETSTGMAFMT; this is translated from the exons ATGATGAGCCGTCCGGCGGTTCACCCAGTCGAAGCGCCGCCTCTATCCATCGATAACGGCGGTGTAGACGGTGCTGCTCCGCCTCGTCTTCGTATGAAGGACTTCCAAGGCATGCCTGGTACTCCTGGTGGCCTTGTTTTGCGCCTTTTCCAGTCTTTTTTTGCTATTGCTGCTCTCCTTATTATGGCTACCACCTCCGATTTCCCATCTGTTACTGCTTTTCG GTACCTTGTTGCTGCTGCTGGGCTGCAGATCATGTGGAGCCTTTCGCTGGCAGTGGTTGATTTATATGCTATTCTGGTAAAGCGTAGCTTTCGTAGTTATCGAGTTATCAGCTTGTTTGCAGCTGGTGATGGG ATCACCTCAACGCTTATATTTGCGGCAGCCTGTGCTTCTGCAGGGATTACTGTCCTCATTGGCAATGATCTTGATAGCTGTGCAAAAAACCACTGCCTTCAATTTGAAACTTCGACAGGAATGGCCTTCATGACTTG
- the LOC141599981 gene encoding CASP-like protein 5A2 isoform X2: protein MMSRPAVHPVEAPPLSIDNGGVDGAAPPRLRMKDFQGMPGTPGGLVLRLFQSFFAIAALLIMATTSDFPSVTAFRYLVAAAGLQIMWSLSLAVVDLYAILVKRSFRSYRVISLFAAGDGITSTLIFAAACASAGITVLIGNDLDSCAKNHCLQFETSTGMAFMTWFAALPSFLLNFWSLASR, encoded by the exons ATGATGAGCCGTCCGGCGGTTCACCCAGTCGAAGCGCCGCCTCTATCCATCGATAACGGCGGTGTAGACGGTGCTGCTCCGCCTCGTCTTCGTATGAAGGACTTCCAAGGCATGCCTGGTACTCCTGGTGGCCTTGTTTTGCGCCTTTTCCAGTCTTTTTTTGCTATTGCTGCTCTCCTTATTATGGCTACCACCTCCGATTTCCCATCTGTTACTGCTTTTCG GTACCTTGTTGCTGCTGCTGGGCTGCAGATCATGTGGAGCCTTTCGCTGGCAGTGGTTGATTTATATGCTATTCTGGTAAAGCGTAGCTTTCGTAGTTATCGAGTTATCAGCTTGTTTGCAGCTGGTGATGGG ATCACCTCAACGCTTATATTTGCGGCAGCCTGTGCTTCTGCAGGGATTACTGTCCTCATTGGCAATGATCTTGATAGCTGTGCAAAAAACCACTGCCTTCAATTTGAAACTTCGACAGGAATGGCCTTCATGACTTGGTTTGCTGCTTTACCTTCTTTTCTTTTGAATTTCTGGTCTTTGGCTTCAAGATGA
- the LOC141599981 gene encoding CASP-like protein 5A2 isoform X1 — MMSRPAVHPVEAPPLSIDNGGVDGAAPPRLRMKDFQGMPGTPGGLVLRLFQSFFAIAALLIMATTSDFPSVTAFRYLVAAAGLQIMWSLSLAVVDLYAILVKRSFRSYRVISLFAAGDGVFVMDGVTYSRTYAKVKKAAICCTFDFFSILRSPQRLYLRQPVLLQGLLSSLAMILIAVQKTTAFNLKLRQEWPS; from the exons ATGATGAGCCGTCCGGCGGTTCACCCAGTCGAAGCGCCGCCTCTATCCATCGATAACGGCGGTGTAGACGGTGCTGCTCCGCCTCGTCTTCGTATGAAGGACTTCCAAGGCATGCCTGGTACTCCTGGTGGCCTTGTTTTGCGCCTTTTCCAGTCTTTTTTTGCTATTGCTGCTCTCCTTATTATGGCTACCACCTCCGATTTCCCATCTGTTACTGCTTTTCG GTACCTTGTTGCTGCTGCTGGGCTGCAGATCATGTGGAGCCTTTCGCTGGCAGTGGTTGATTTATATGCTATTCTGGTAAAGCGTAGCTTTCGTAGTTATCGAGTTATCAGCTTGTTTGCAGCTGGTGATGGG GTATTTGTAATGGATGGTGTAACATATTCAAGAACTTATGCTAAGGTTAAAAAAGCTGCAATCTGCTGTAcattcgacttcttttcgattctAAG ATCACCTCAACGCTTATATTTGCGGCAGCCTGTGCTTCTGCAGGGATTACTGTCCTCATTGGCAATGATCTTGATAGCTGTGCAAAAAACCACTGCCTTCAATTTGAAACTTCGACAGGAATGGCCTTCATGA